TGGCGGACAGGCGCAGTGACAACCATTCCCCCAATTTTGCACTGCCTTTCTTCGCGGCTTTGCGGCTTTGCGTGAGGCCGCTCTGAACGCTTTTGCAGGAAACGAGCCTTACTGGATTCCGGGTCGTTGCCCGGAATGACGGAGCAGTTTATCCCATGGTATAAGCCTTTCTCCGTGTCCTCCGCGGTAAAATCCGGACTTTTGAGCTATGAGGCATGAGATCGCTTCGCATGGGTGGTTGCTCGCGATGACAAGCTTTCCCCCTTTGATCATAGCCTTTCTCCGCGTCTCTGCGGCTCTGCGTGAGGCTGCCTTTAGCTTTTCTTCCACCTTCCACCTTCCCTATTCCACCTTCTTGCTCACATCAGCCTCTCGGATGATACTTCCTGTGGACCTCGATCAAATGCTTGCGCGACACATGGGTGTATATCTGCGTTGTCACGATATTGGCGTGCCCCAGGAGGATCTGGACACTGCGAAGGTCGGCGCCGCCCTCTAAAAGGTGGGTGGCGAAGCTATGCCGGAAGGTGTGGGGATGGATCTTTCGCAGGCCGGCCTTGAGGGAGTAGGCCTGGATCTTCTGCCAGACGGCCTGCCGGCTGATGCAGCCCTTCCCTCCCCTGCCCGGAAAGACCCATTCCGAGAGTTTCCCCTTAAGAAGCTCCGGCCGTGCCTCCTTCAGGTAACGTTCAAGCCAGTAGATGGCCTCTTTGCCCACGGGGGTCAGCCGCTGCCGGGATCCTTTCCCGGTAACCCTCAGGAACCCCGCTTCCAGGCTGACTTCTTCCATCCTGAGCCCGATGAGCTCGGAGACCCGGAGGCCGGCGGCGTAAATGACCTCCAGCATGGCCCGGTCCCTGACGCCCTGGCTGTTGGAAAGGTCGGGTTGATTCAGCAGGAGGTCCATTTCGTTTGCTGTCAGAACATCGGGCAGGTTGCGGGGAACCTGGAGAGGCGGGATGTTTTCGGCGGGGTTCTTTTCCGCGGTCCTGTTGAGAACGAGGTGCCGGTGAAAGCCCCGGATGGACA
Above is a genomic segment from bacterium containing:
- the xerD gene encoding site-specific tyrosine recombinase XerD, coding for MMLAFIDSYLDHLLIEKGLSNNTLSAYRADLSGYARFLETEGVREPGQVRPAHITSFIAALRDEGLSARTARRKLVSIRGFHRHLVLNRTAEKNPAENIPPLQVPRNLPDVLTANEMDLLLNQPDLSNSQGVRDRAMLEVIYAAGLRVSELIGLRMEEVSLEAGFLRVTGKGSRQRLTPVGKEAIYWLERYLKEARPELLKGKLSEWVFPGRGGKGCISRQAVWQKIQAYSLKAGLRKIHPHTFRHSFATHLLEGGADLRSVQILLGHANIVTTQIYTHVSRKHLIEVHRKYHPRG